The proteins below are encoded in one region of Halorarum halophilum:
- a CDS encoding branched-chain amino acid ABC transporter permease produces MPPTELILQILVNGLLLGGIYAVAALGLSLVFGIMDIVNLAHGHMLMIGAYVAILLFAEAGITPLVGMFVAIVLLFLLGMALQKVLLERVVGEGIEQPIIVLFGLALVLQSLGRIVLGSDARSTDIGIPGQGIELGPVLLSFPRTVTFVVAVVLIMGTWAFLQYTTTGQAIRATSQNRDAARYMGIDTDRVYVITLGIGTALAGAAGALLSMLFPITPFVGWSYLLKAFAVVVLGGVGSVAGTLVGGLLLGVSENLGTLYLGGGIRDIISFTIFLVVLIVRPQGLFGTGGGDEE; encoded by the coding sequence ATGCCGCCAACTGAACTGATCCTCCAGATACTGGTCAACGGCCTCCTGCTCGGGGGCATCTACGCCGTGGCAGCGCTCGGCCTCTCGCTCGTCTTCGGGATCATGGACATCGTAAACCTCGCGCACGGGCACATGCTCATGATCGGGGCGTACGTCGCCATCCTGCTGTTCGCGGAGGCGGGTATCACGCCGCTCGTCGGCATGTTCGTCGCCATCGTGCTGCTGTTCCTGCTCGGGATGGCGCTGCAGAAGGTGCTGCTCGAGCGCGTCGTCGGCGAGGGCATCGAACAGCCGATCATCGTGCTGTTCGGGCTGGCGCTCGTCCTGCAGAGCCTCGGCCGGATCGTCCTCGGCAGCGACGCCCGGTCGACCGACATCGGTATCCCCGGACAGGGTATCGAACTCGGGCCGGTGCTGCTGTCGTTCCCGCGGACGGTGACGTTCGTGGTCGCGGTCGTCCTCATCATGGGGACCTGGGCGTTCCTGCAGTACACCACGACGGGCCAGGCCATCCGCGCGACCTCGCAGAACCGGGACGCCGCCCGGTACATGGGCATCGACACGGATCGCGTCTACGTCATCACGCTCGGCATCGGCACGGCGCTCGCGGGCGCCGCGGGCGCGCTGCTGTCGATGCTGTTCCCCATCACGCCGTTCGTCGGCTGGTCGTACCTACTGAAGGCGTTCGCCGTCGTCGTCCTCGGCGGCGTCGGGAGCGTCGCCGGCACGCTCGTCGGCGGCCTGCTGCTTGGCGTCTCGGAGAACCTCGGCACGCTGTACCTCGGCGGCGGCATCCGCGACATCATCAGCTTCACCATCTTCCTGGTGGTGCTCATCGTCAGGCCGCAGGGGCTGTTCGGCACCGGCGGGGGTGACGAGGAATGA
- a CDS encoding amino acid ABC transporter substrate-binding protein, whose product MGENTSNPSRRTYLKTVGAAGTVGMSSLAGCTLIGGGGESDTITIGATVPRTGQFSSLGEDVERGYRLGETLMNEQLEEDVELVLQDDESSADQVRQSLQQITSNNEVDMLWGSFSSLLVTAGSAFAENQDIPFLGAFFAFEGPHRNEGYEWTYSPFPKSRDVARSTMGLLELIPEGERPSRVGIWEPNSGWGAEQADAWESTLSDAGYEVVLRETFSLGTEDFSSLISQSKSQNVEILLSNPTPPGGITSINQMEANDYTPKVLKYVRGADPTAWWSALGQKGAYACMCPGWVPGMTGNGNSEMKTAFEEEHGLDQGQLIPTAVGGAYNVAQVALQAVQAASSPSPEDLQSALRETEFATVIGNFTFENNGLPTEGELTAPTGQWWDGGQHTVFPDVDGEEAMDFKYPMAPWSER is encoded by the coding sequence ATGGGAGAGAATACCAGCAACCCCTCGCGTAGGACGTACCTCAAGACGGTCGGCGCCGCCGGCACCGTCGGAATGTCGAGCCTCGCCGGCTGCACGCTCATCGGCGGCGGCGGCGAGTCCGACACGATCACCATCGGGGCCACCGTCCCGCGAACGGGCCAGTTCTCCTCGCTCGGGGAGGACGTCGAGCGCGGGTACCGGCTCGGCGAGACCCTGATGAACGAACAGCTCGAGGAGGACGTCGAACTCGTCCTCCAGGACGACGAGAGCTCCGCAGATCAGGTGCGACAGAGCCTCCAGCAGATCACGAGCAACAACGAGGTCGACATGCTCTGGGGGAGCTTCTCGAGCCTCCTCGTGACGGCCGGCAGCGCGTTCGCCGAGAACCAGGACATCCCGTTCCTCGGGGCGTTCTTCGCCTTCGAGGGACCCCACCGGAACGAGGGGTACGAGTGGACCTACTCGCCGTTCCCGAAGTCCCGCGACGTCGCCCGCTCGACGATGGGGCTGCTCGAACTCATCCCCGAGGGCGAGCGGCCGAGTCGCGTCGGCATCTGGGAGCCGAACTCCGGGTGGGGCGCCGAGCAGGCGGACGCCTGGGAGTCGACGCTCTCGGACGCCGGCTACGAGGTCGTCCTCCGCGAGACGTTCTCGCTGGGCACCGAGGACTTCTCCTCGCTGATCTCCCAGTCGAAGAGCCAGAACGTGGAGATCCTCCTCTCGAACCCGACGCCGCCCGGCGGTATCACGTCGATCAACCAGATGGAGGCGAACGACTACACGCCGAAGGTGCTGAAGTACGTTCGTGGGGCCGACCCGACGGCGTGGTGGTCCGCGCTGGGACAGAAGGGCGCATACGCCTGCATGTGTCCCGGCTGGGTGCCGGGAATGACCGGTAACGGCAACTCCGAGATGAAGACCGCCTTCGAGGAGGAGCACGGCCTGGACCAGGGGCAGCTCATCCCCACCGCGGTCGGCGGCGCCTACAACGTCGCGCAGGTCGCGCTCCAGGCGGTTCAGGCGGCCAGTTCCCCCTCGCCCGAGGACCTCCAGTCGGCGCTCCGCGAGACGGAGTTCGCGACGGTCATCGGGAACTTCACCTTCGAGAACAACGGGCTGCCGACAGAGGGCGAACTCACCGCGCCGACGGGCCAGTGGTGGGACGGCGGTCAGCACACCGTCTTCCCCGACGTCGACGGCGAGGAGGCGATGGACTTCAAGTACCCGATGGCCCCCTGGAGCGAGCGGTAA
- a CDS encoding cupin domain-containing protein, protein MAQQEPEELLEMSSDTRSILDEHGLRPLWEVEDDFGNVIDDLEADIWKWDDIQAAIDGIERDVPIADLPPGFQRRVAVPINTAIGNAISNTIYVGVQTVSPGETAPSHRHSANALRFTIDGTEDMKTIVAGEEFPMENNDLITTPQWEWHDHVNDSDETAAWLDVLDLPLFLDSLNKKQVFENHELERQPVTKTQGYWDSQYGRGRPADEKSDGTIPGPFEGNCEATPPYRFGWDEMLESLRQRSDNDEPDPHDGYSLAYVNPATGKEPLFPTMSFRAQLLNEGPTDPHFHNATEVYFVIEGEGATHVDDEALEWSQWDIFVVPPDATHHHEPDDEAILLGMTDRPVFEAFNFYAEAEPSS, encoded by the coding sequence ATGGCCCAGCAAGAGCCGGAGGAACTCCTAGAGATGAGTTCGGACACCCGGAGTATCCTCGACGAGCACGGCCTTCGCCCGTTGTGGGAGGTGGAAGACGACTTCGGGAACGTCATCGACGACCTGGAAGCCGACATCTGGAAGTGGGACGACATCCAGGCCGCCATTGACGGCATCGAGCGCGACGTCCCCATCGCCGACCTGCCGCCGGGGTTCCAGCGCCGCGTCGCGGTCCCGATCAACACCGCGATCGGGAACGCGATCTCGAACACCATCTACGTCGGCGTCCAGACCGTCTCGCCCGGCGAGACGGCGCCCTCCCACCGGCACTCGGCGAACGCCCTGCGGTTCACCATCGACGGCACCGAGGACATGAAGACGATCGTCGCGGGTGAGGAGTTCCCGATGGAGAACAACGACCTCATCACGACGCCCCAGTGGGAGTGGCACGACCATGTCAACGACTCCGACGAGACGGCCGCCTGGCTCGACGTGCTCGACCTGCCGCTGTTCCTCGACTCGCTGAACAAGAAGCAGGTGTTCGAGAACCACGAACTCGAGCGCCAGCCCGTCACGAAGACCCAGGGGTACTGGGACTCCCAGTACGGGCGCGGCCGCCCTGCGGACGAGAAGTCGGACGGCACCATCCCCGGCCCGTTCGAGGGCAACTGCGAGGCGACGCCGCCGTACCGCTTCGGCTGGGACGAGATGCTGGAGTCGCTCCGCCAGCGGTCCGACAACGACGAACCCGACCCGCACGACGGGTACAGCCTCGCCTACGTCAACCCGGCGACCGGGAAGGAGCCGCTGTTCCCGACGATGTCGTTCCGGGCGCAGCTGCTGAACGAGGGCCCGACGGACCCGCACTTCCACAACGCGACGGAGGTGTACTTCGTCATCGAGGGCGAGGGCGCGACCCACGTCGACGACGAGGCGCTGGAGTGGAGCCAGTGGGACATCTTCGTGGTGCCGCCGGACGCGACCCACCACCACGAGCCGGACGACGAGGCGATCCTGCTGGGCATGACCGACCGCCCGGTGTTCGAGGCGTTCAACTTCTACGCCGAGGCCGAGCCGTCGTCGTAA
- a CDS encoding acyl-CoA thioesterase produces the protein MGEPYERVWTVRFSDTDPFGIAHYPRIVDALHETSDMFMQEIGFPFWEISQERGFGLPLVEMNFEFERPVEAGDDVTVELTPSLGTRSVRFEYVARCDGEVAFSGYEQRVCAHQGGDGSMDLPDDLREAMEPYADD, from the coding sequence ATGGGCGAGCCGTACGAGCGCGTCTGGACGGTCCGGTTCTCGGACACGGACCCGTTCGGCATCGCGCACTACCCGCGCATCGTCGACGCGCTGCACGAGACGTCGGACATGTTCATGCAGGAGATCGGCTTCCCGTTCTGGGAGATCTCCCAGGAGCGCGGGTTCGGGCTGCCGCTGGTCGAGATGAACTTCGAGTTCGAGCGCCCGGTCGAGGCGGGCGACGACGTGACCGTCGAACTGACGCCGAGCCTCGGTACCCGTAGCGTCCGGTTCGAGTACGTCGCGCGCTGCGACGGCGAGGTGGCGTTCTCGGGGTACGAGCAGCGTGTGTGCGCCCACCAGGGCGGCGACGGGTCGATGGATCTGCCCGACGACCTCCGCGAGGCGATGGAGCCGTACGCCGACGACTGA
- a CDS encoding acetate--CoA ligase family protein, with protein sequence MSEEPVAADPIEAARAAGRTALTEAEAKSLLADAGVATTEFAVADDPATAADAAADIGFPVVLKVSSPSVTHKSEWAGGAGVALGLDSREAVEAAAERVFDAAGAEGIDAAVLVEEARDVDAGTEVIVGGLRDPSFGPVVLTGLGGIFTEVYEDTSHRLAPLDRAEAREAIEELTAAKLLAGYRGAPAADVDALADVVCAVGDLLVEREEVVEVDVNPVLADSEGAVALDALVLLEGGE encoded by the coding sequence ATGTCTGAGGAGCCCGTCGCCGCGGACCCGATCGAGGCCGCCCGCGCGGCCGGGCGGACGGCGCTCACCGAGGCGGAGGCGAAGTCGCTGCTCGCGGACGCGGGCGTCGCGACGACCGAGTTCGCCGTCGCCGACGACCCGGCGACCGCCGCCGACGCGGCGGCCGATATCGGCTTCCCGGTCGTCCTGAAGGTGTCCTCGCCGTCGGTCACCCACAAGAGCGAGTGGGCCGGCGGCGCGGGCGTGGCGCTCGGGCTCGACTCCCGCGAGGCGGTCGAGGCGGCCGCCGAGCGCGTCTTCGACGCCGCCGGGGCGGAGGGCATCGACGCCGCGGTGCTGGTCGAGGAGGCCCGCGACGTCGACGCCGGCACCGAGGTCATCGTCGGCGGCCTGCGCGACCCCTCGTTCGGCCCGGTCGTGCTGACGGGGCTCGGGGGGATCTTCACCGAGGTGTACGAGGACACGAGCCACCGGCTCGCCCCCCTCGACCGCGCGGAGGCGCGGGAGGCCATCGAGGAGCTGACCGCGGCGAAGCTGCTGGCGGGGTACCGCGGCGCGCCGGCCGCCGACGTGGACGCGCTCGCGGACGTCGTGTGCGCGGTCGGCGACCTGCTCGTCGAGCGCGAGGAGGTCGTCGAGGTGGACGTGAACCCGGTGCTCGCGGACTCTGAGGGGGCGGTCGCGCTCGACGCGCTGGTGCTGCTGGAGGGGGGTGAGTGA
- a CDS encoding CoA-binding protein has product MNLTRLFGPETVAVVGASKTEGKIGYEAMANAVEFDGRVYPVNPSAEGSVLGEEFVASVTEVDEPVDLALLCVPGPVVPDVLEECGEAGVGGAVIYAGGFAEAGEEGEELQERIVDIAAEGDVALLGPNTSGFVVPRTNLLASFAGGVEQLPAGNVAIVAQSGGVAHQLAFQALREGNGISAMVGLGNRANVGFEEAIEYFDGDAATDAVVLHVEGTDDGRSLLETCRAAETPVTAYKVGQSDVGEFAESHTGALTGDHDLYTAGFAQYGVPTVDSTSALLDAGVALANSPVPAGANVGVVTAQAGPGIIIADRLQRGGATLPELGADTQERVEGILPGITFAGNPVDTGRPMPEFGDVVEAVAADDAVDVVLVYELFEEALGYPVETLDGLAETVDKPVLFATEGPPGAMDDELAALREAGVPTFTSPERAAEATALLARYAELGDAAADQEVSADV; this is encoded by the coding sequence GTGAACCTGACACGCCTGTTCGGACCGGAGACCGTCGCGGTCGTCGGCGCCTCCAAGACCGAGGGGAAGATCGGCTACGAGGCGATGGCGAACGCGGTCGAGTTCGACGGCCGCGTCTACCCCGTCAACCCCTCCGCCGAGGGAAGCGTCCTCGGCGAGGAGTTCGTCGCGTCCGTGACCGAGGTGGACGAGCCGGTCGACCTCGCGCTGCTTTGCGTCCCCGGCCCCGTCGTCCCCGACGTGCTCGAGGAGTGCGGCGAGGCCGGCGTCGGCGGTGCGGTCATCTACGCCGGCGGCTTCGCCGAGGCCGGCGAGGAGGGCGAGGAGCTCCAGGAGCGCATCGTCGACATCGCGGCCGAGGGCGACGTCGCGCTGCTCGGGCCGAACACCAGCGGCTTCGTCGTCCCGCGCACGAACCTGCTCGCCTCCTTCGCGGGCGGGGTCGAACAGCTCCCGGCCGGGAACGTCGCCATCGTCGCCCAGAGCGGCGGGGTCGCCCACCAGCTCGCGTTCCAGGCGCTGCGCGAGGGGAACGGCATCTCGGCCATGGTCGGACTGGGCAACCGGGCGAACGTCGGCTTCGAGGAGGCCATCGAGTACTTCGACGGCGACGCGGCCACCGACGCCGTGGTCCTCCACGTGGAGGGAACCGACGACGGCCGGTCGCTCCTGGAGACGTGCCGCGCGGCCGAGACGCCCGTCACGGCGTACAAGGTCGGCCAGTCGGACGTCGGCGAGTTCGCCGAGTCGCACACGGGCGCGCTCACGGGCGACCACGACCTCTACACCGCCGGGTTCGCCCAGTACGGCGTCCCGACGGTCGACTCCACCTCGGCGCTGCTCGACGCCGGCGTCGCGCTCGCGAACTCCCCCGTCCCCGCGGGGGCGAACGTGGGCGTGGTGACCGCCCAGGCCGGCCCGGGAATCATCATCGCCGACCGGCTCCAGCGGGGCGGCGCGACCCTCCCCGAACTCGGCGCCGACACCCAGGAGCGCGTCGAGGGGATCCTCCCGGGCATCACGTTCGCGGGGAACCCCGTCGACACCGGCCGGCCGATGCCGGAGTTCGGCGACGTCGTCGAGGCGGTCGCGGCCGACGACGCAGTGGACGTCGTCCTCGTGTACGAACTGTTCGAGGAGGCGCTCGGCTACCCGGTCGAGACGCTCGACGGGCTGGCCGAGACGGTGGACAAGCCGGTGCTGTTCGCGACCGAGGGGCCGCCTGGTGCGATGGACGACGAACTCGCCGCGCTCCGCGAGGCGGGCGTGCCGACGTTCACCTCCCCCGAGCGCGCCGCGGAGGCGACCGCGCTGCTCGCCAGGTACGCGGAACTCGGTGACGCCGCGGCGGACCAGGAGGTGAGCGCCGATGTCTGA
- a CDS encoding ABC transporter ATP-binding protein: MALLEGEHLTKRFGGVVAVDDVSFSIERGETVGLIGPNGAGKSTLFRLITGVHEPTKGQVTLDGEVITGLKPHQICHRGLVKTHQIVKPLEGLSLLENAAVGAQFGGRNPENPMERAHEVLEFVGLDHMAHDDPDELSVGALKRLEIARVLATDPEVLLLDEVAGGLDTDETEEIIDLIRDISDQGKTVFLIDHVMRALMSVSERVFVLDNGELIAKGTPTEIQNDERVIEAYLGDSAARDDIGTAAGD, translated from the coding sequence ATGGCCTTACTCGAAGGCGAACATCTGACGAAGCGGTTCGGCGGCGTCGTCGCCGTCGACGACGTCTCCTTCTCCATCGAGCGGGGGGAGACGGTCGGGCTCATCGGGCCGAACGGGGCGGGCAAGTCCACCCTGTTCCGGCTCATCACCGGCGTCCACGAGCCGACGAAGGGACAGGTCACGCTCGACGGCGAGGTCATCACCGGCCTGAAGCCCCACCAGATCTGCCACCGCGGGCTGGTGAAGACCCACCAGATCGTCAAGCCGCTGGAGGGGCTCTCACTGCTGGAGAACGCCGCCGTCGGCGCCCAGTTCGGCGGGCGAAACCCCGAGAACCCGATGGAGCGGGCACACGAGGTGCTGGAGTTCGTCGGGCTCGACCACATGGCCCACGACGACCCCGACGAACTGAGCGTCGGCGCGCTCAAGCGGCTGGAGATCGCCCGCGTGCTCGCGACCGACCCCGAGGTGCTGCTGCTCGACGAGGTCGCCGGCGGGCTCGACACCGACGAGACCGAGGAGATCATCGACCTCATCCGCGACATCAGCGACCAGGGGAAGACCGTGTTCCTCATCGACCACGTGATGCGCGCGCTCATGTCCGTGAGCGAGCGCGTGTTCGTCCTCGACAACGGCGAACTCATCGCGAAGGGCACCCCGACGGAGATCCAGAACGACGAGCGTGTCATCGAGGCGTACCTCGGCGACAGCGCCGCACGCGACGACATCGGGACGGCCGCCGGGGACTGA
- a CDS encoding MBL fold metallo-hydrolase, with protein MTEEIADGVYDITVGEVNGGRYRTFLFDGGTPTLVDAAFEDTVDTVADRLSELDVEPERLVVTHGDPDHVGGLAGLADRYDLETWVPEGLELDDHEPTNRYGDGDSVGRFTAVHTPGHTAEHHALVDEDAGVAVLGDAVFGADARGLPEGYFVLPPAFFSADLAQADESLGRLLGYEFEVGLVYHGSSVTEDASGKLEKFVDFVGKPE; from the coding sequence ATGACCGAGGAGATCGCAGACGGCGTGTACGACATCACCGTGGGCGAAGTGAACGGCGGGCGCTACCGGACGTTCCTGTTCGACGGCGGGACGCCGACGCTCGTCGACGCGGCGTTCGAGGACACGGTCGACACGGTCGCCGACCGGCTGTCGGAACTCGACGTCGAGCCGGAGCGGCTCGTCGTCACCCACGGCGACCCCGACCACGTCGGCGGGCTGGCCGGCCTCGCGGACCGGTACGACCTGGAGACGTGGGTCCCCGAGGGGCTCGAACTCGACGACCACGAGCCGACGAACCGGTACGGCGACGGCGACTCTGTCGGGCGGTTCACCGCCGTCCACACGCCGGGCCACACCGCCGAACACCACGCCCTCGTGGACGAGGACGCGGGCGTCGCGGTGCTGGGCGACGCTGTTTTCGGCGCCGACGCGCGGGGGCTACCCGAGGGGTACTTCGTGCTCCCGCCGGCGTTCTTCTCGGCCGACCTCGCGCAGGCCGACGAGAGCCTCGGCCGGCTGCTGGGGTACGAGTTCGAGGTCGGCCTCGTCTACCACGGCTCCTCGGTCACCGAGGACGCGAGCGGGAAGCTCGAGAAGTTCGTCGACTTCGTCGGGAAGCCGGAGTAG
- a CDS encoding SLC13 family permease — translation MTNLPALPGRPLSELDPSWLSVPVGLLAAGAVLRYAPLASDAATMLAITVFCISLWVGAPVEPWFTGLIALGLIGVAFSTDLALVGFHSAATWLVVLGILLGEATRRSGLANLVERYSLRALAARGTEDATAVYRFLLAALSAAALGLVVLVPSSLVRVLILGPILVSVGGVFTERRPRIGLFLGPLFVTYYGGTGILTGSLANIIITGIVDSNAGLTIGWVEWAMWLGPVMSVGRAVAIALVAYALYRPRDPDAISTPSTDGGDEVEVSGEQWRMLAFLLVGVAVWATDSLHGLHPLYGALVVTLLAFAPRVGVVGADALADADFSIAFFLGAIFAIAEGLQRTAFTDLAAGAVLSRLPEGAPLALVLVFVVAASIALTFVMEGLAVASVLTPVLVSFAEGAGIPLLPVALTEAVALNTYFFPYQSAVLVAILGLDVVDSMELIRMATLCSLVTLLVLLPIQIAVFVVAL, via the coding sequence ATGACGAACCTCCCCGCGCTCCCCGGTCGTCCCCTCTCGGAGCTCGACCCGTCGTGGCTCTCGGTGCCCGTCGGCCTCCTCGCGGCCGGCGCGGTCCTGCGGTACGCCCCGCTGGCGTCCGACGCGGCGACGATGCTGGCGATCACCGTCTTCTGCATCAGCCTCTGGGTCGGCGCGCCCGTCGAGCCGTGGTTCACCGGGCTGATCGCGCTCGGGCTCATCGGCGTCGCGTTCTCCACCGATCTCGCGCTCGTGGGCTTCCACTCGGCGGCGACGTGGCTCGTCGTGCTCGGCATCCTGCTCGGCGAGGCGACCCGCCGCAGCGGGCTGGCGAACCTCGTCGAGCGCTACTCGCTCCGGGCGCTCGCGGCCCGGGGGACCGAGGACGCGACGGCCGTGTACCGGTTCCTGCTGGCCGCGCTCTCGGCGGCCGCGCTGGGGCTCGTCGTGCTGGTCCCCTCCTCGCTCGTCCGCGTGCTCATCCTCGGGCCGATCCTCGTCTCGGTCGGCGGCGTGTTCACCGAGCGCCGGCCGAGAATCGGCCTGTTCCTCGGGCCGCTGTTCGTCACCTACTACGGCGGTACCGGCATCCTCACCGGCTCGCTCGCGAACATCATCATCACCGGCATCGTCGACTCGAACGCCGGGCTCACCATCGGCTGGGTCGAGTGGGCGATGTGGCTCGGCCCTGTGATGAGCGTGGGCCGGGCGGTCGCCATCGCGCTCGTCGCGTACGCCCTCTACCGCCCGCGCGACCCCGATGCCATCTCCACGCCGTCGACCGACGGGGGCGACGAGGTCGAGGTGTCGGGCGAGCAGTGGCGGATGCTCGCCTTCCTGCTCGTCGGCGTCGCGGTGTGGGCGACTGACTCGCTCCACGGGCTCCACCCGCTGTACGGCGCGCTCGTCGTGACGCTGCTCGCGTTCGCCCCGCGGGTCGGCGTCGTCGGCGCCGACGCGCTCGCCGACGCGGACTTCTCCATCGCGTTCTTCCTCGGCGCCATCTTCGCCATCGCCGAGGGGCTCCAGCGGACCGCCTTCACCGACCTCGCGGCCGGGGCCGTCCTCTCGCGGCTCCCCGAGGGCGCGCCGCTGGCGCTCGTGCTCGTCTTCGTCGTCGCCGCCTCCATCGCGCTGACGTTCGTGATGGAGGGGCTGGCGGTCGCGAGCGTGCTCACGCCGGTGCTCGTCTCGTTCGCCGAGGGGGCCGGGATCCCGCTGCTGCCGGTCGCGCTGACCGAGGCGGTCGCGCTGAACACCTACTTCTTCCCGTACCAGTCGGCGGTGCTCGTCGCCATCCTCGGGCTGGACGTGGTCGACTCGATGGAACTGATCCGGATGGCGACGCTCTGCTCGCTCGTGACGCTGCTCGTCCTGCTCCCGATCCAGATCGCCGTCTTCGTCGTCGCGCTCTGA